One Littorina saxatilis isolate snail1 linkage group LG14, US_GU_Lsax_2.0, whole genome shotgun sequence genomic region harbors:
- the LOC138946710 gene encoding uncharacterized protein produces MGCILQEEFYTRNYKPRSRFGGAGPGPERAATTKRIDPAAIKEVWDDFGDLMQRLKQRHSPEEARSFHTAAKEWSEKFRKATFDEDVIPYIHALVYHVPEALEKFKFLPDIGVTQLERKN; encoded by the exons ATGGGCTGTATTTTACAGGAAGAATTCTACACCAGAAACTACAAGCCGAGAAGTCGTTTTGGTGGTGCTGGTCCTGGTCCTGAAAGAGCTGCCACAACCAAAAGGATAGACCCTGCTGCCATCAAGGAAGTTTGGGACGACTTCGGGGATTTGATGCAACGCCTCAAGCAGCGTCATTCACCAGAAGAAGCACGCTCCTTCCACACTGCAGCCAAGGAATGGTCTGAAAAATTCAGAAAGGCCACATTTGACGAAGACGTCATTCCATACATCCATG CCCTGGTCTACCACGTGCCTGAAGCCTTGGAGAAGTTCAAGTTCCTGCCTGACATTGGGGTCACTCAGCTGGAGAGGAAAAACTAA
- the LOC138946711 gene encoding uncharacterized protein yields MAVDEVGMAAKSDPLIRCIGEKKGKSGDKEKFNQIRSKMRELGRLLLKLRALSGQENAQLSDFITPQKFPMIVEATKSVAGFKDCGTIDTPTLAIKLGHSLKLCADILEAKGIESEDETCRSNAKGYLKLHRLRWNDEVSAPAYKSMYRAKKGKVKRLPLSQDVSTFTDFLVAGAKKAAEELEKNRNPEKTKDDWIHLAELTLCQIILFNRRRQGEASKMKIEDYTCEQHPLDPDVLKSLSKLEQNLCGILTRVEIFGKRGRIVPVLLTASMKHSIDILIKFKEEAGVSRSNKYIFAISRCNSDEHIQGSDALRKHVAAAGLVHPEFITSTNLRKHVATMSQVLNLKDNELDMLAQYMGHDVRIHREHYRLPSQILQVTKVSKVLLALEKGNLTRYSNLDDIDVADEENCSSDEEAQDPELEDELALGSDEQANRTTALTLFPHCVKKIFFPTLPSSASGEIQRGW; encoded by the exons ATGGCTGTGGATGAAGTTGGAATGGCAGCAAAAAGCGATCCCCTGATCAGATGtattggagagaaaaaaggaaaaagtgGAGACAAAGAAAAGTTCAACCAAATCAGATCCAAGATGAGGGAGCTGGGAAGACTTCTCTTGAAACTGCGAGCATTGTCTGGTCAAGAAAATGCTCAACTATCTGATTTCATCACACCACAGAAGTTTCCAATGATCGTAGAGGCTACAAAGAGTGTGGCAGGTTTCAAGGATTGTGGCACAATCGACACGCCTACTTTAGCTATCAAGCTGGGTCACAGTCTGAAGCTTTGTGCAGACATACTAGAAGCAAAAGGAATAGAAAGTGAGGATGAAACTTGCAGGTCAAATGCAAAGGGATACTTGAAGCTGCACAGACTGAGATGGAACGACGAAGTGTCCGCACCAGCATACAAAAGTATGTACAGAGCCAAAAAAGGAAAAGTCAAGCGCCTACCACTGTCACAAGATGTGAGCACTTTCACAGATTTCTTGGTTGCTGGTGCAAAAAAGGCTGCTGAGGAACTGGAAAAGAACAGAAATCCAGAGAAGACCAAGGATGATTGGATACACCTTGCGGAACTAACCCTATGTCAGATCATCTTGTTTAACAGGCGTCGCCAGGGCGAAGCATCAAAGATGAAAATCGAAGACTACACATGTGAGCAGCACCCTCTGGACCCAGATGTATTGAAGTCACTGAGCAAACTTGAACAAAACCTTTGCGGCATTTTGACACGGGTTGAAATCTTTGGTAAAAGAGGAAGGATTGTTCCAGTGCTTCTCACAGCCAGTATGAAGCATTCCATTGACATCTTGATCAAATTCAAAGAGGAAGCAGGAGTGAGCAGAAGCAACAAGTACATCTTTGCGATCTCAAGATGCAATAGTGATGAGCACATCCAGGGAAGTGATGCACTAAGGAAacatgttgctgctgctgggCTTGTACATCCCGAGTTCATCACTTCAACCAACTTGCGGAAGCACGTTGCTACCATGTCTCAAGTGTTGAACTTGAAAGACAATGAGCTTGACATGTTGGCGCAGTACATGGGGCATGATGTCCGAATTCACCGTGAACATTACAGGCTTCCATCACAGATTCTGCAGGTCACCAAAGTCTCCAAAGTCTTGTTGGCATTGGAAAAAGGAAATCTGACAAGATACAGTAATTTGGATGACATTGATGTTGCAGATGAAGAAAATTGCAGCAGTGATGAAGAAGCGCAAG ATCCAGAGTTGGAAGATGAACTTGCCCTTGGCAGCGATGAACAAGCCAACAGGACCACTGCCCTGACTCTCTTCCCACActgtgttaagaaaattttcttCCCGACGCTTCCGTCATCTGCTTCAGGGGAAATTCAAAGAGGTTGGTGA